The sequence TCATCTCGGGAACCGTGGGAACCGATGAATTTAAACGCCATACCACCCTCCATCATCTCATTAATAAATCGATTACCATTCATGGAGACCGTACGCAATTTGACGTCTTCAAAAATGTCACAATTGACCAGGGCATTTTAGATGATCCGAAAACGGCCGGAGAAATTATCGACCGCGTGCTTCTTTCGTGCTGGCAGCATAAAAAGCCCGTTTACCTAGAAATTCCCCGCAATTTGGTGGACCAACCGCTGCCTTCTTATCCTTCTACTCAATCTTTTCGTTATCCGCCCAGCGATCCCGACGCGTTGAGGGAAGCGCTGGAAGAGACGCGCCATCTTTTCTCAACCAGCCGCCGCCCCCTCATTTGGGCCGGCCATGAAGTTTTGCGCTTTCAGCAAAGCCAAACGCTTCTGGATTTTGCCGAACGCAATCGGATTCCCATCGTTTCTTCCTTGCTCGGTAAGACAGTAGTGGATGAACACAATCCGCTCTTTGTCGGCGTCTATCAAGGAGGGATGAGCCCCAAAGAAGTGACAGATACGGTCGACGAATGCGATTGCATCTTGATTGCCGGCGTGATCATGCATGACCTAGACACAGGCATTTTTACAGCTAAAGTCGACCATGAGCGCCGCATTGTCGCCAATAGCGACTCGTTGACCATCGGCCATCACCACTATCATCACGTGAACTTAGTCGATTATCTCGTGGGACTTAATACATTAGATCTAGGCCTTTCCCATGCCCCCTTTCACACATCCCGCCATGCCCGCCTTTCTGAGTCCTTCACCCCCCAGCCGGACGCAAAAATAACAACCAAGCGCGTATTCGAATGCCTTCAAAGCCATCTTCGTCCCGAGCATATCATTGTCTCCGATGTAGGAGACTGCTTATTTGGAAGCGCAGACCTCGTCTTGTCGCATGATTCTTTCCTCGCATGCCCCTATTTTGCCAGCTTGGGTTTTGGCACGCCCGGCGCCGTTGGCGCCCAAATTGCAGAGCCCAATCGACGCGTCGTCGGCATCATCGGCGATGGCGGCTTTCAAATGACGGCCATGGAATTGTCGGCAGCCATCCGCTATGGCTTGGATCCTGTCATGATTATTTTAAATAACCACGGCTATGGAACAGAAAGGCCGCTTTTAGAAGGAAGCTATAACGACATTTTAAATTGGAATTATACAGAAATTCCTCGTGTTTTAGGCGGCGGCATCGGCATTAAAGTCGAGACGGAACAAGAGTTAGATAAGGCTTTGCGCCGCGCCTTTGCCGAGCGCGGAACTCTCTATCTGATTGAAATCGAGCTTGGAAAACTCGATTTTTCACCAGGTCTTCACCGCTTAGGCGAATTGCTGGGAAAAATTGTCAAAGGCTAGCCGGACGCTTGAGTCAATACATCGTATCAGAGAGGGACGCTTCCCTCTCTTGGTCATTTCTATTCGGCCTGCTAAATCAAAGATTCTCGGAAGCGGAGTGTTAATTTATGGCAAGCCGCTGATTGCAGGGGAATATCAATCCAAGTTGTGAGGGCCGAAGGCATCGGGCAAGAGCTGGCTCAGCGTTGTTTCTTTCAGCAAACGCCCGTTTTCATCTCCAATCAAAACGATTAAATTGGGATTAAATTCATTCATGACCTGACGGCAAGCGCCGCAAGGCAAGCCCCCATCTTTGGTGACCACGGCAATCGCAACAAAATTGTTGATCCCCTCTGAGATAGCTTTAAACATGGCTACCCTTTCCGAACAGCATCCCAGTCCATAAGATGCATTTTCAACATTGCACCCTTGGAAAACAGTTCCCCTGTTTGTTAATAGGGCAGATCCCACCAGGTAATGGGAATAAGGAGCATAGGCATTCTTGCGCGCTTCGCACGCTAATTGAATGAGGTCCTGTTTTGTTTTTTCTTCCACAGTTTTAATCTCCTGAATCGGAAAAATCGCTGGCATCGGTAAAATCGCTGACAAGGATTGGTTGATGGTTAAAGATAACGCTAGTAGCCATGCCTGCTTAAACATATTTACCCTCCTTTTATTGATTTGTCATGCATATAAGCAAAATCAAATGAAGAACTCAGCCATTCATCTTTATATTCAAAAAGTTTAGCTATATGTATGCGGATTCGCTTTTAAGTTCAAGCGGCGAAACGTGCGGTAAGCAAACCGCTGCTTTAAACTCGGCTCATCTAGAGAAGAGACTTGCACGATGGGAATAGGTTTGACAGACGCATGGATCAAACGATCTTGCTCAAGATAGAGAGCGACATGCTTAATCTGCGATAAGGAGGAACCGAAAAAGATCAGATCGCCTGGCTGCAGCTCCCCTTGCACCTCTTGGCACATAGGCGCCTCAATCTGCTGCCGAGCATCCCGAGGAAGCAAAATTCCCATTTGCTTGAAAAGCATTTGAATAAACCCCGAGCAATCATAGCCAAAGCTTGATCTTCCCCCCCAAGTATAAGGAAGCCCCAAAAATTGCCGGCTCAAGTCTAGCATTTCTCTCAAACTTAGCGGCGCAGGATCGACGCGTACATGCCCGCGCTGAATCCAGGCCGGCTGCCCAGTGACCAGCTGGACTTGAATCCAGCGAAAATCCTCTTCCGGCGATTCAGTCACTACATTTAGCTCTACTTCGAAGGGAAGAGTCAATAGCGGCTTCTTTCGATTGACAAATGGCTCAGCATAGACATGGGCCGCATTATGGCGAATTTGAACTTTAGAGGCAAAAGAGCAGCTTTCAGCGAGCGCATGCAGTTGATCCGATGCAATCCATCCTTGGTAGCCGTCTTCTGTCTGAATGCGCTCAAATCCCTCTTGCCGGTCAAGCACGTTTACTTGCCATCCATAAAGCGCTTGAGAGACGACTTCGCTGTCCTCAGATGGACGAACATACAGATTAGCAGCGGGGTAAGAGACGAATTTTTTCATCAGACTAATTTCTGTAAAATTTTATTTGTTTTTAATAATTATACATCAATAAACTTAAAAATTTGAATCAATTAAAACAAGAGAAACCTTGCATTCGATTTTTAGTAATTCATATTATTATTTCCTTTTAATAAATATTTTAATTCGATCATTTCTCTTTTAACTTTTCTATTCATCTCGTATAACAATTGAACGGATAACCTTTTTAGCGGAGAAATGGCATGGTCTATAAACTCTCTCTCTTTCTTTTTCTTTTTACATGCGCGCTTATTTGCGCTGCCTGCCGTCCCGAAAAGCCCGTCGCCGATCAAAAAGTCTTGCGAATCAGCTGCGAAGGCGACCCGCAAACATTGGATCCTAGGCAAGTCAGGGACCTGGCAACAGCGACGACCATGCACCTGTTGTATGAAGGATTGATGCGCAATCAGGCCGATGGACAGCCGGCGCTAGCGTTAGCGGATTCCATGACGCTTTCTCCCGATCAGAAAACGTATACGTTTAAGCTCCGCAAAAGCGCATGGACGAACGGTCAGCCCGTCACGGCTTATGACTTTGAGCAGTCCTGGAAAAGCACGCTCGATCCCGCTTTCCCCTCTCCCAATGCGTATCAGCTCTATGTAATCAAGGGAGCGCAAGGGGCTAAAGAGGGCAAGTCTCCTTTGGATCAAATCGGCATCCATGCGCTTGATCCAGAAACGCTTGTTGTGGAATTAGAGGCGCCCACGCCTTATTTTCCCCATCTATTAACGACTTACTTTTATTTTCCCGTTCATGAAACGCTGCGCAACAAAAAGACGGCTGCTTCCCAGGTCGATCTAGGTGTCGACACGGTGACCAATGGTCCCTTTCAATTAGAGAAATGGGCCAGGCACAATGAACTGTCCGTCAAGCCAAACCCCCATTATTGGGACCGATCCGCTGTCCGCTTGGATAAACTGACTTTTGTGGTTTCCGATAATCCAACGGCTCTAAAGCTTTTTCAAAATCACGAGCTTGACTGGACCGGCTCTCCTTTATCGACTCTGCCAACAGATGCGTTGATGTCTTTAAAGCAAACGAACCACTTGCAAGTCATGCCGGCCGCAGGCGTGTACCTTTTTCGCTTAAATATTGAAAAGCCTCCCTTCGACCACCCCAAAATCCGCCAGGCAATGGCTTTGGCCTTGAACCGACAGGAGCTCGTCGAACATGCGCTGCAAGGCAATCAGATTCCCGCCATGGGATTGATTCCCCCCTCTTTTCTCGCTTCCCCTCCGTTCTTTCAAGATCACGCTACTCAAAAAGCCCGCCAGCTGCTTCAAGAGGCATTAACGGAAAACCAGATGACGCTGCAGGACCTTGCCCCCATTTCCCTATGCTATGCCGGCAACGAGCGGTCGCATAAAATCGCCCAAGTCGCTCAACAGCAGTGGAAAACAGGTTTGGGAATAGATGTCCGCTTGCAAAGCTGCGAAAGTAAAGTCTTTTTTGACCGTTTAAAGAAGCAAGACTATCAAATCAGCATCGGCTCTTGGTTTGCCGATATCCGCGATCCTATTTCCTTTTTAGATGTCTTTAAATTTAAAAATAATGGAACCAATAATACGCAGTGGGAAAATCCTCGCTATATTGAGTTGCTTGCCCGTTCTTCGCAAACAGCGGATTCCACCCAAAGAGCGAAGCTATTAAAGGATGCCGAAGCAGTCTTGATGCAGGATATGCCGATCATTCCCCTCTTTTATGCGTCGTACAACTATTTGAAAGCACCCGGCATCAAAGGGGTGTATTTTTCAGAACTCGGTTATTTAGATTTCAAGAAAGCGGAGTTAGACTAAGATCATCAATTATGACCATGCTTGCTTATGCGTTTAGAAAATTCGCCTATTTCTTCTGTTCTTTATGGATAATAGCGACATTGACTTTCATCTTAATGAAATCTGTTCCAGGAGATCCCTTTGCCGAGGAACAGGTGCTGCGCAATGATATGCAGGAAGCCTTGAGCCAGCACTATGGATTGAATGATCCCTGGCCTGTCCAATATAAGAATTATATGCGCTCTCTTTTACAAGGCGATCTGGGCTATTCGCTTAAATATCCAGGGCAAAGCGTCAACCGCATTATTCAAGAAGGTTTTCCCGTCTCGGCACTGCTTGGCCTGGAAGCTTTTTTTTGGGCCATCAGCATAGGAATCGCCCTGGGCACACTGGCAGCTTTGCAAGCTGGCAAATGGCAGGAGACGGCAGTTTTATGTGTGACAACCATTGGCGTCTCCGTTCCGAGCTTTATTCTGGCCGCCCTTTTGCAATATACCCTGGCTTTAAAATTAGGTCTTTTTCCCTTGGCTCGCTGGGGAACTTTTGCTCAAACGCTTCTTCCTTCCCTTGCTTTGGCAGCACTGCCGCTTGCTTTTGTTGCCCGCCTGACGCGCGCCAGCCTGATCGAGGTTTTGCAAACGGATTATATTAAAATCGCCAGGGCCAAGGGCTTGTCTTTTTTCGCATTGATTAAATCCCATGCGCTCCGCAACGCCCTTTTGCCTGTTTTAAGCTATCTGGGCCAGCTGATGGCCAACATTTTAGTGGGAAGCTTTGTTATCGAAAAAATTTTCAGCATTCCGGGCCTTGGCCAATGGTTTGTCAATAGCGTCGTTAATCGAGACTATTCGCTCATCATGGGCCTAACTTTATTTTATAGCGTCATTTTAATGACCTCCCTTTTCTGCGTCGACATGGCCTATGGGCTGCTAGATCCCCGCATTCGCCTTCTCAAGAGGGAGGATTAGCATGCAGCCTTTAGAAGACGATTTGTTTGTTCCCGCCCTTGCTTTAAAAGAAACCGAGGACCCCCCTTATCCTGTTTCCACTGCTTGGCAGCGCTTTCGCCAAAGCCGGTTTGGCTTGTGCGGATTAATGCTCCTGGCAGTCATCGCCATCCTGACGCTGAGCGGGCCATTCCTTTCCGGTTACCCCTATGATGCGACCCACTTAGCGCTAAAAAATCAGCCGCCTTCTTCTCAATTTTGGTTCGGCACAGATGATCTGGGGCGCGACCTTTTTACGCGGGTCTGGTACGGTGCGCGCATTTCCCTCTGCGTTGGATTATGTGCGGCCATCATGGACTTATTTATCGGCCTATTATGGGGAGGGATCGCGGGCTTTTTCGGCGGAAAAATAGATGAAACAATGATGCGGCTAGCCGATATCCTTTATTCGCTTCCCTATTTGCTTGTCGTGATCATGCTGACAGTGGTATGGGGATCGGGACTTTTCTCAATTATCGCCGCCCTGGCCTTGATCGGCTGGATCACAATGGCGCGCATCGTTCGCGGCCAAGTCCTCCTCCTCAAAGAAATGGATTACATTTTGGCAGCTAAAGCCTTGGGCGCCGGACCTTTCCGCCTCTTGTTCAAGCATCTCTTGCCCAATGCCATGGGCCCGGTAGTAGTGACACTTACTCTGACTATCCCCTCTGCCATTTTTTCAGAAGCCTTTCTAAGTTTCTTGGGCCTAGGCATACAGGCCCCTATGGCCAGTTGGGGAACAATGGCTAGCGAGGGCTTGCCAGCCATGACTTTTTACCCTTGGCGGCTGTTTTTCCCGGCTTTTTTCATCAGCTTGACCATGCTCTCTTTTCATCTGATAGGAGAAGGACTAAAAGACGCATTAATCAAGTCCGAACAGGTTAATCTATTATGAAAATGCCCTTGCTTGAAGTCCGCCAGCTAAACCTTTATTTTCCCACTCGAAGAGGATCCCTGCAGGCGCTTAGAGGTGTCGACTTTAAACTTTATCCGCAAGAGATTGTGGGATTAGTGGGCGAATCAGGATGCGGAAAAAGCCTGACTGCCCAAGCGATCCTTCAGCTTTTGCCCTCGGCCTCTCATACGCTGCAAG comes from Candidatus Protochlamydia phocaeensis and encodes:
- a CDS encoding ABC transporter permease, producing the protein MLAYAFRKFAYFFCSLWIIATLTFILMKSVPGDPFAEEQVLRNDMQEALSQHYGLNDPWPVQYKNYMRSLLQGDLGYSLKYPGQSVNRIIQEGFPVSALLGLEAFFWAISIGIALGTLAALQAGKWQETAVLCVTTIGVSVPSFILAALLQYTLALKLGLFPLARWGTFAQTLLPSLALAALPLAFVARLTRASLIEVLQTDYIKIARAKGLSFFALIKSHALRNALLPVLSYLGQLMANILVGSFVIEKIFSIPGLGQWFVNSVVNRDYSLIMGLTLFYSVILMTSLFCVDMAYGLLDPRIRLLKRED
- a CDS encoding C40 family peptidase — translated: MKKFVSYPAANLYVRPSEDSEVVSQALYGWQVNVLDRQEGFERIQTEDGYQGWIASDQLHALAESCSFASKVQIRHNAAHVYAEPFVNRKKPLLTLPFEVELNVVTESPEEDFRWIQVQLVTGQPAWIQRGHVRVDPAPLSLREMLDLSRQFLGLPYTWGGRSSFGYDCSGFIQMLFKQMGILLPRDARQQIEAPMCQEVQGELQPGDLIFFGSSLSQIKHVALYLEQDRLIHASVKPIPIVQVSSLDEPSLKQRFAYRTFRRLNLKANPHTYS
- a CDS encoding cytidine deaminase, whose protein sequence is MFKQAWLLALSLTINQSLSAILPMPAIFPIQEIKTVEEKTKQDLIQLACEARKNAYAPYSHYLVGSALLTNRGTVFQGCNVENASYGLGCCSERVAMFKAISEGINNFVAIAVVTKDGGLPCGACRQVMNEFNPNLIVLIGDENGRLLKETTLSQLLPDAFGPHNLD
- a CDS encoding alpha-keto acid decarboxylase family protein codes for the protein MQARSSAGQTTIGYYLLDRLHELGVEHIFGVPGDYVLRFDKLIEQHQIKFINTTRENTAGYAADAYARLRGLGVACITYGVGINITNALAQAYVESSPLVVISGTVGTDEFKRHTTLHHLINKSITIHGDRTQFDVFKNVTIDQGILDDPKTAGEIIDRVLLSCWQHKKPVYLEIPRNLVDQPLPSYPSTQSFRYPPSDPDALREALEETRHLFSTSRRPLIWAGHEVLRFQQSQTLLDFAERNRIPIVSSLLGKTVVDEHNPLFVGVYQGGMSPKEVTDTVDECDCILIAGVIMHDLDTGIFTAKVDHERRIVANSDSLTIGHHHYHHVNLVDYLVGLNTLDLGLSHAPFHTSRHARLSESFTPQPDAKITTKRVFECLQSHLRPEHIIVSDVGDCLFGSADLVLSHDSFLACPYFASLGFGTPGAVGAQIAEPNRRVVGIIGDGGFQMTAMELSAAIRYGLDPVMIILNNHGYGTERPLLEGSYNDILNWNYTEIPRVLGGGIGIKVETEQELDKALRRAFAERGTLYLIEIELGKLDFSPGLHRLGELLGKIVKG
- a CDS encoding ABC transporter permease; protein product: MQPLEDDLFVPALALKETEDPPYPVSTAWQRFRQSRFGLCGLMLLAVIAILTLSGPFLSGYPYDATHLALKNQPPSSQFWFGTDDLGRDLFTRVWYGARISLCVGLCAAIMDLFIGLLWGGIAGFFGGKIDETMMRLADILYSLPYLLVVIMLTVVWGSGLFSIIAALALIGWITMARIVRGQVLLLKEMDYILAAKALGAGPFRLLFKHLLPNAMGPVVVTLTLTIPSAIFSEAFLSFLGLGIQAPMASWGTMASEGLPAMTFYPWRLFFPAFFISLTMLSFHLIGEGLKDALIKSEQVNLL
- a CDS encoding peptide ABC transporter substrate-binding protein, yielding MVYKLSLFLFLFTCALICAACRPEKPVADQKVLRISCEGDPQTLDPRQVRDLATATTMHLLYEGLMRNQADGQPALALADSMTLSPDQKTYTFKLRKSAWTNGQPVTAYDFEQSWKSTLDPAFPSPNAYQLYVIKGAQGAKEGKSPLDQIGIHALDPETLVVELEAPTPYFPHLLTTYFYFPVHETLRNKKTAASQVDLGVDTVTNGPFQLEKWARHNELSVKPNPHYWDRSAVRLDKLTFVVSDNPTALKLFQNHELDWTGSPLSTLPTDALMSLKQTNHLQVMPAAGVYLFRLNIEKPPFDHPKIRQAMALALNRQELVEHALQGNQIPAMGLIPPSFLASPPFFQDHATQKARQLLQEALTENQMTLQDLAPISLCYAGNERSHKIAQVAQQQWKTGLGIDVRLQSCESKVFFDRLKKQDYQISIGSWFADIRDPISFLDVFKFKNNGTNNTQWENPRYIELLARSSQTADSTQRAKLLKDAEAVLMQDMPIIPLFYASYNYLKAPGIKGVYFSELGYLDFKKAELD